Proteins encoded together in one Defluviitalea raffinosedens window:
- a CDS encoding Rqc2 family fibronectin-binding protein, which produces MALDGIVISNIVYELKKLLLGGRIDKIYQPESDEIVLHTRGKGSSYRLLLTSHSNHPRLHITNHNKKNPESPPMFCMLLRKHLSGGKIVDVIQPDFERIVEFHIESLNEMGDLCIKKLIIEIMGRHSNIILTDSDNRILDSIIHVSKDKSSVREVLPGRIYVRPPSQDKLNPLLVPDNDFGKFLKGTNGTKLQQAIYKSFSGISPVVASEICYRAHLDPSLYLEELTDENRNALSNVMQHLFSLIKNNSFTPQIILHPNTNEPVDFSSIEMTQFLDYKKQSFDSISEVIELYYAEKDNLSRIKQKSNDIHKIIQNNLERCYKKKDLQLQKLKEVSDREYLRVYGELITANIYAISKGMNSFETINFYEEEQPLVTIPLDPMLTPSENAQLYFKQYNKAKRTHLALIEQLKQTEEEIQYLESLLTATESSTDESDINDIRYELKEQGYIKMRNPKQSKNQVKSKPLHFYSSDGFDIYVGKNNRQNDELTLRFASPSDLWFHTKDIPGSHVIIKTQNKEVPHTTILEAANLAAFYSKAKTSSNVPVDYTLKKNVKKPNGAKPGMVIYDHYNTIYITPDKLKIKNLTAKE; this is translated from the coding sequence ATGGCACTGGACGGAATAGTTATTTCTAATATCGTTTATGAATTAAAAAAGCTTTTATTAGGAGGAAGAATTGATAAAATCTATCAGCCGGAATCCGATGAAATTGTTTTACATACAAGAGGAAAAGGGAGCTCTTATCGTTTATTGCTTACTTCCCATAGTAATCATCCAAGACTTCATATTACAAATCATAATAAGAAAAATCCCGAGTCTCCTCCAATGTTTTGCATGCTCCTTAGAAAACATTTATCCGGAGGAAAAATCGTTGATGTGATTCAGCCTGATTTTGAAAGGATCGTAGAATTTCATATAGAATCTTTAAACGAAATGGGAGATTTATGTATCAAAAAACTTATTATTGAAATCATGGGGCGACACAGCAATATTATCTTAACTGACAGTGATAACCGTATACTCGATAGCATCATCCATGTATCCAAAGATAAAAGTTCCGTAAGAGAAGTATTGCCCGGAAGAATTTACGTCAGGCCCCCTTCTCAAGATAAATTGAATCCTTTATTGGTGCCCGACAATGATTTCGGGAAATTTTTAAAGGGTACGAACGGAACAAAGCTTCAGCAAGCCATTTATAAGTCTTTTTCGGGAATCAGTCCTGTTGTGGCATCTGAAATATGTTACAGGGCTCATCTTGATCCCTCGCTTTACTTAGAAGAATTAACGGATGAAAATAGAAATGCTTTATCCAATGTGATGCAACATTTATTTAGTCTGATCAAAAATAATTCTTTTACGCCTCAAATCATTCTTCATCCGAATACCAATGAACCTGTAGATTTTTCGTCTATAGAAATGACTCAATTTCTTGATTACAAAAAGCAATCATTTGATTCCATATCAGAAGTAATCGAACTATATTATGCCGAAAAAGATAATTTATCAAGAATTAAGCAAAAATCCAATGATATTCATAAAATCATTCAAAATAATCTGGAAAGATGTTATAAGAAAAAAGATTTACAGCTTCAAAAGTTAAAGGAAGTTTCCGACAGAGAATATCTTCGGGTTTATGGCGAATTAATTACTGCAAATATTTATGCCATTTCAAAAGGAATGAATTCTTTTGAGACAATTAATTTTTATGAAGAGGAACAACCCCTTGTTACGATTCCATTAGATCCTATGCTTACTCCATCAGAAAATGCTCAACTCTATTTTAAGCAATATAATAAAGCTAAGCGTACCCATTTGGCGCTTATAGAGCAACTTAAGCAAACAGAAGAAGAGATTCAATATTTAGAATCCTTATTAACTGCTACAGAGTCCAGTACTGATGAAAGTGACATTAACGATATACGCTATGAATTGAAAGAACAAGGGTACATAAAAATGAGAAATCCAAAGCAGTCAAAGAATCAAGTCAAATCCAAACCTCTGCATTTTTATTCCAGTGACGGCTTTGATATTTATGTAGGAAAGAACAATCGTCAAAATGACGAGTTGACTCTTCGTTTTGCTTCTCCGTCAGATTTATGGTTTCATACAAAAGATATTCCTGGCTCCCATGTAATTATAAAAACTCAAAATAAAGAAGTTCCTCATACTACCATTTTAGAAGCTGCAAATCTTGCTGCATTCTATAGCAAAGCTAAAACTTCAAGCAATGTACCCGTGGACTATACACTCAAAAAAAATGTTAAAAAACCTAATGGCGCTAAACCAGGAATGGTAATTTACGATCATTACAATACGATTTATATTACTCCTGATAAGCTAAAAATTAAAAATCTCACTGCAAAAGAATAA
- a CDS encoding phospho-N-acetylmuramoyl-pentapeptide-transferase: protein MILYVLGGIIAFFVSILWKSFVIEFLNNHDIKVVNYNKKEIPIGIGILLLLSSVVSSSFIVFFTDQPMMYYVYLFGLSFIGFAGILDDLVEEDKIKGLKGHLSKMYQGELTSGGLKAIIGGLTALYVSFSFSISLMDLLLNTLIILFFINTMNLFDVRPGRALKIFIIISILIWIFSKAPDRFLTLILIGSILTIIKGDLREEYMLGDVGANILGYTLGFTSAISFNMNYKIPIIVLLIILHIISEMTSISLLINKNVVLKYIDEIGRLKE, encoded by the coding sequence ATGATACTTTATGTATTAGGAGGTATTATAGCTTTTTTTGTTTCAATTTTATGGAAATCTTTTGTAATTGAATTTTTAAATAATCATGATATAAAAGTGGTTAATTATAATAAAAAAGAAATACCTATAGGAATAGGGATATTGCTGTTATTATCTTCAGTTGTTTCATCTTCTTTTATTGTTTTTTTTACGGATCAACCAATGATGTATTATGTGTATTTATTTGGATTATCATTTATTGGTTTTGCAGGTATCCTTGATGATTTGGTGGAAGAAGACAAAATTAAAGGTTTAAAAGGCCATTTGTCCAAAATGTATCAAGGAGAATTGACATCCGGTGGACTAAAAGCGATTATTGGAGGATTAACTGCTTTATATGTGTCTTTTTCCTTTTCAATAAGCCTAATGGATTTATTGCTTAATACACTGATCATCTTGTTTTTTATAAATACTATGAATTTATTTGATGTCAGGCCGGGACGAGCATTGAAAATATTTATAATCATAAGTATTTTGATTTGGATATTTTCAAAAGCACCGGACAGATTTCTGACACTTATATTGATTGGAAGCATATTGACTATTATAAAAGGAGATTTAAGAGAAGAATATATGCTGGGAGACGTAGGCGCAAACATATTGGGGTATACTCTTGGATTTACAAGTGCCATTTCATTCAATATGAATTATAAAATTCCAATTATTGTTTTGCTTATTATTCTTCATATTATTTCAGAAATGACATCCATTAGTTTACTTATTAACAAGAATGTTGTGCTTAAATATATTGATGAAATTGGTCGTTTAAAAGAATAA
- a CDS encoding glycosyltransferase family 2 protein: MHKKVSVIIPAYNEEERIQATLKGLIESKMEIIGEIIVVDDGSKDQTREKVMDVQSERVICISLPQNSGKGAAIRKGLEIAKYPIIAFLDGDIGYTSKEVMKLIEPVYYDEADVTIALFPDPKIKGGFGIVKKVAQTGVKLLTGKSIQNPICGQRVFARSVLSNIEIPDRFGVEIGMTIDLLNQNLQIKEIPVLMEHRETRRDLQGFIHRGKELIDIVCVLAKKYYKYKTVMDRW; this comes from the coding sequence TTGCACAAAAAGGTATCTGTGATTATACCAGCTTATAATGAGGAGGAAAGAATCCAGGCAACCCTCAAAGGACTTATTGAGTCTAAAATGGAAATAATTGGAGAAATTATAGTGGTTGATGATGGCTCAAAGGATCAAACAAGAGAAAAAGTAATGGATGTTCAATCAGAACGTGTTATATGTATTTCTTTGCCTCAGAATTCTGGAAAAGGAGCTGCTATAAGAAAAGGCTTGGAAATTGCTAAGTATCCGATTATAGCCTTTTTAGACGGAGATATAGGATATACTTCAAAGGAAGTTATGAAATTGATTGAACCTGTGTATTATGATGAAGCGGATGTCACAATAGCCCTCTTCCCAGATCCTAAAATAAAAGGTGGATTTGGTATAGTCAAGAAGGTTGCTCAAACTGGAGTAAAACTTTTGACAGGGAAAAGTATTCAAAATCCTATTTGCGGCCAAAGGGTATTTGCTAGGAGTGTCCTTTCCAACATTGAAATACCGGATCGCTTTGGTGTGGAAATAGGAATGACAATTGATCTGTTAAATCAAAATTTACAAATAAAAGAAATTCCTGTATTGATGGAACATAGAGAGACCAGAAGAGACCTTCAGGGATTCATTCACAGAGGAAAAGAATTAATAGACATTGTCTGTGTTTTAGCAAAAAAATATTATAAATACAAAACTGTAATGGATCGATGGTGA
- the steA gene encoding putative cytokinetic ring protein SteA, which yields MSIVGVAKIDYKTKNLIQRITPNDIAIIDHEDLDYACAYSLASKRVKAVINMSNFISGRYPNRGPKLLLDAKIPIYENTDHNIFKYIKENDEIIIKKNVLVKNEVKIQLKPFTKSQCDIYQRLSQKNIQNQMSSFIDNTLEYMKKEKNQLFLPRKTPKLNVKICNRPVLIVIRGHHYMDDLVKLKNFISKSHPVLIGVDGGADGFAEINCIPDIVFGDMDSVSDDTLRKVKNIVVHGYWDGICPGEERLKQLDLEYEKYFCFGTSEDAAILMTYFMGASFIVTVGSHNNIIDFLEKNRKGMSSTILTRMLVGSKLIDAKGFFRLC from the coding sequence ATGAGTATTGTAGGTGTTGCGAAAATAGATTACAAAACAAAAAACTTAATTCAGAGAATTACGCCCAATGATATCGCAATTATTGATCATGAAGATTTAGATTATGCCTGTGCGTATAGTTTAGCTTCCAAAAGGGTAAAAGCTGTTATTAATATGTCAAATTTCATATCAGGGAGATATCCCAATCGGGGACCTAAGTTACTTCTGGATGCAAAAATTCCTATCTATGAAAATACAGATCATAATATTTTTAAATATATTAAAGAAAATGATGAAATTATCATTAAAAAAAATGTATTAGTCAAAAATGAAGTAAAGATACAATTAAAACCATTTACAAAAAGTCAATGTGACATATATCAACGATTATCTCAAAAAAACATACAGAATCAAATGAGTTCTTTTATAGATAATACATTAGAGTACATGAAGAAGGAAAAAAATCAATTATTTTTACCACGAAAGACTCCAAAACTTAATGTGAAAATATGTAATAGACCTGTACTCATTGTTATTAGAGGACATCATTATATGGACGATTTAGTCAAACTTAAAAATTTTATCAGTAAAAGTCATCCGGTTTTGATCGGAGTAGATGGTGGGGCAGATGGCTTTGCAGAAATCAACTGTATACCGGATATTGTCTTTGGAGATATGGATAGTGTATCTGATGATACGCTAAGAAAAGTTAAAAATATTGTTGTTCATGGGTATTGGGATGGTATATGTCCGGGAGAAGAACGTCTAAAGCAACTTGATCTTGAGTATGAAAAGTATTTTTGCTTTGGAACCAGTGAAGATGCGGCTATATTGATGACATATTTTATGGGTGCATCATTTATCGTAACTGTAGGCAGTCATAACAATATTATAGACTTCCTGGAGAAAAACAGAAAAGGAATGTCCAGCACTATTTTAACAAGAATGTTAGTAGGTTCTAAATTAATCGATGCAAAGGGTTTTTTCAGACTATGTTAG
- the spo0A gene encoding sporulation transcription factor Spo0A: protein MNSKIQIVLADDNKDFCDILEEYLNKQSDMEVIGIATNGLEACDIILEKKPDVAILDVIMPHLDGIGVLEKLNSISMSKRPLYIMLSAVGQDKITEKALNLGAEYYIIKPFDMETLITRIRQLKGHHEIIKNKSISVNSNKGSYAPSAHSLETEVTNVIHEIGIPAHIKGYQYLRDAIIMAINDMDILNSITKQLYPSIAKNYNTTPSRVERAIRHAIEVAWSRGKMDTIDKLFGYTINNGKGKPTNSEFIALIADRLRLELQVG from the coding sequence TTGAATAGTAAAATACAAATTGTGTTAGCAGATGATAATAAAGACTTTTGTGATATTTTAGAAGAATATTTAAACAAACAAAGTGACATGGAAGTTATTGGGATCGCTACGAATGGTTTAGAGGCATGTGACATTATTTTAGAGAAAAAACCAGATGTTGCTATTTTAGATGTAATCATGCCTCACTTGGATGGAATAGGTGTATTGGAGAAATTGAATTCTATTTCTATGTCCAAAAGACCCTTGTATATAATGCTTTCAGCAGTTGGACAGGATAAAATTACTGAAAAGGCATTAAATTTAGGTGCTGAATATTATATTATAAAACCTTTTGATATGGAAACTCTTATTACTCGCATACGCCAGTTAAAGGGACACCATGAAATTATAAAAAATAAATCCATCAGTGTAAACTCCAATAAAGGCTCTTATGCTCCTTCTGCTCATAGCTTAGAAACTGAAGTAACTAATGTAATTCATGAAATTGGGATTCCTGCGCATATTAAAGGGTATCAATATCTCAGAGATGCAATTATAATGGCTATTAATGATATGGATATTTTGAATTCAATAACAAAGCAATTATATCCATCTATTGCTAAGAATTATAATACTACTCCCAGCAGAGTAGAAAGGGCGATCCGTCATGCCATCGAAGTGGCTTGGAGCAGGGGGAAAATGGATACAATTGATAAGCTTTTTGGATATACGATCAATAATGGAAAAGGTAAACCTACGAATAGTGAATTTATCGCGTTGATTGCTGATCGCTTGCGATTAGAATTGCAAGTAGGATAA
- the spoIVB gene encoding SpoIVB peptidase, with translation MKFGKKKHCKSLKIGILFIFLIAFISPFIASFLYIPEEIQLVAGREHEFKFNVPLQAKIVSDQQGVLKVNNRPIDQKDIDISLQEPFSIQSDEKGTLDVKLKLLGVLPLKTVKVDVISPMEVVPCGMTVGVNVATDGIMVLGTGNVNGIDGKVYEPSKGVLESGDLILEVNGKPLENKEQLIDFIENSNNKKLKMKVKREDEIIEASIQPIKSQEDKRFKIGAWVRDQTQGIGTITYYNPNSNSFGALGHGITDIDTKKLMPIKSGKIMKAEITSIKKGQKGIPGELTGAIYDTEESRIGSVELNTTQGIFGKIDPHKSDMLPNETVPIGLQHEIHEGKAVIRSNISGNKIEEFDIYIQKISKFNQDASKGMIVKITDPRLLDKTNGIVQGMSGSPILQDGKLIGAITHVFVQDPTKGYGIFIESMLKKEDLME, from the coding sequence TTGAAATTTGGGAAAAAAAAACATTGTAAATCGTTGAAAATAGGTATATTATTTATATTTCTTATTGCTTTTATAAGCCCATTTATTGCATCATTTTTATATATTCCTGAAGAAATTCAATTAGTGGCAGGAAGAGAACATGAATTTAAATTCAATGTACCTCTTCAGGCTAAAATAGTATCAGATCAGCAAGGTGTTCTAAAAGTAAATAATAGACCTATCGACCAAAAGGATATCGATATTAGTTTACAGGAGCCTTTTTCTATTCAGTCCGATGAAAAAGGTACTTTAGATGTAAAACTGAAACTTCTGGGAGTTCTTCCTCTTAAAACCGTTAAAGTGGACGTCATTTCTCCTATGGAAGTTGTTCCATGTGGAATGACAGTGGGAGTGAATGTAGCTACTGATGGTATTATGGTTTTGGGAACCGGAAATGTAAATGGAATTGATGGAAAAGTATATGAACCAAGTAAAGGTGTATTGGAATCAGGAGATTTAATTTTAGAAGTTAATGGGAAGCCCTTAGAAAATAAAGAGCAGCTCATTGATTTTATAGAAAACAGTAATAATAAGAAATTGAAAATGAAAGTAAAAAGAGAAGATGAAATCATTGAAGCCAGTATTCAGCCTATTAAAAGCCAAGAAGATAAACGATTTAAAATCGGTGCTTGGGTTAGGGATCAAACCCAGGGTATTGGAACAATAACTTATTATAATCCCAATTCAAATTCCTTCGGAGCTTTAGGCCATGGTATAACTGATATCGATACAAAAAAGCTTATGCCTATTAAAAGTGGTAAAATTATGAAAGCAGAAATTACTTCTATAAAAAAAGGTCAAAAAGGCATTCCAGGAGAGCTCACAGGAGCTATTTATGATACAGAAGAATCAAGAATTGGAAGTGTTGAGCTCAATACAACACAAGGCATTTTTGGGAAAATTGATCCGCATAAAAGTGATATGCTTCCAAATGAAACGGTTCCTATTGGTCTTCAGCATGAAATTCATGAAGGAAAAGCAGTTATTCGTTCCAATATTTCGGGGAATAAAATTGAAGAGTTTGATATATATATTCAAAAAATTTCAAAATTTAATCAAGATGCTTCAAAAGGTATGATTGTAAAAATCACAGATCCTCGCTTACTTGACAAAACCAATGGTATTGTTCAAGGTATGAGTGGTAGTCCTATTTTACAAGACGGCAAATTAATAGGCGCTATTACCCATGTTTTTGTCCAAGATCCTACTAAAGGCTATGGTATTTTTATTGAAAGTATGCTTAAAAAGGAAGATTTAATGGAATAA
- the recN gene encoding DNA repair protein RecN, with product MLIHIYIKNIALIDEITLDFDECLNILTGETGAGKSILIDSINFALGERTSKEMIRSGESNALVELLFFLRKDEAVDLLKDMGIHLEEDRYLLISRSINQTGRNICRINGQTVTLGMLRQVSNLLIDVHGQHQHQSLLNVGKHIELLDEFCKDVLKDYKNRLSQYYKEYKAIEKQMENLIVDEKEKERKIDLLKFQIDEISDAKLKKNEDELLQSQLKILYNSEKLTKGIDHAYTLLYDNAFKGSSAYDNLGEVSKILKDLSGIDSELLPAYETAENLLIQLEDLSRDIRNYREKIDHNPEELQDAEKRLDLIYNLKRKYGNTIDEILEYKGKIEEELNFIINSDEKRKQLHKEYLELEKKITDLCKKISDIRKEKAKIIENSIEKVLHELEMKEAKFSIHFSQKEHFNDNGWDQVEFMISTNPGEGIKPLSKIASGGEMSRIMLALKSVLADIDEIDTLIFDEIDTGISGRTAQKVAEKLGFISRKHQVICITHLPQIAAMADQHYRIEKKVENEKTISSVQVLDNQQIITELARLTSGASITDITLKNAEEMKKMADELKVNFG from the coding sequence ATGCTCATACACATATATATAAAAAATATAGCTTTAATTGATGAAATAACATTGGATTTTGATGAATGTTTGAATATTTTGACTGGTGAAACAGGTGCGGGTAAGTCTATCTTAATCGATTCTATTAATTTTGCCTTAGGAGAAAGAACTTCTAAAGAAATGATCAGATCCGGAGAAAGCAATGCCCTTGTAGAACTTCTTTTCTTTTTAAGAAAAGATGAAGCGGTGGATTTACTAAAAGATATGGGAATTCATTTGGAAGAAGACAGATATTTACTTATATCAAGATCGATTAATCAAACGGGACGAAACATATGCCGTATCAATGGGCAGACAGTAACCCTTGGAATGTTACGTCAAGTTTCCAATTTGCTGATTGATGTTCATGGCCAGCATCAGCATCAATCCCTTTTGAATGTAGGAAAACATATCGAATTGCTGGATGAGTTTTGCAAAGATGTATTAAAAGACTATAAAAATCGTCTAAGTCAATATTATAAAGAATATAAAGCCATTGAAAAGCAAATGGAAAACTTGATCGTAGATGAAAAAGAAAAAGAGCGAAAAATTGATCTTTTAAAATTTCAGATTGATGAGATTTCAGATGCTAAATTAAAGAAAAATGAAGATGAGCTATTACAATCCCAGCTAAAGATACTGTATAATTCAGAAAAACTGACTAAGGGCATTGATCATGCTTATACTCTTTTATACGATAATGCATTTAAAGGCTCATCAGCGTATGATAACTTAGGAGAAGTGTCAAAAATCTTAAAAGATTTGTCAGGGATAGATTCAGAGTTATTGCCTGCATACGAAACTGCTGAAAACCTTCTTATTCAATTAGAAGACCTCTCAAGAGATATAAGAAACTATAGAGAAAAAATTGATCATAATCCTGAAGAACTGCAAGATGCAGAAAAGCGACTGGATTTAATTTATAATTTAAAAAGAAAATATGGAAATACTATTGATGAAATTCTTGAATATAAGGGAAAAATAGAAGAAGAATTAAATTTTATAATTAATAGCGATGAAAAGCGAAAGCAACTCCATAAAGAGTATTTGGAGTTAGAAAAGAAAATAACTGATCTATGTAAAAAGATATCTGATATACGAAAAGAAAAAGCGAAAATCATTGAAAACAGTATAGAAAAAGTGCTTCATGAGCTGGAAATGAAAGAAGCAAAGTTTTCTATTCATTTTTCACAAAAAGAACATTTTAATGATAATGGTTGGGATCAAGTGGAATTCATGATTTCTACCAATCCAGGAGAAGGCATAAAACCCCTTTCAAAAATTGCTTCCGGAGGAGAAATGTCTAGAATTATGCTTGCTCTAAAAAGTGTTTTGGCAGATATCGACGAAATAGATACATTGATTTTTGATGAAATAGATACCGGAATTAGTGGAAGAACAGCGCAAAAAGTAGCTGAAAAACTGGGTTTTATTTCCAGAAAGCATCAAGTTATTTGCATTACGCATTTACCTCAAATAGCGGCCATGGCGGATCAGCATTACAGAATTGAAAAGAAGGTAGAGAATGAAAAAACTATTTCTTCTGTTCAAGTTCTAGACAATCAGCAAATCATCACAGAACTTGCAAGGTTGACCAGTGGTGCGTCAATCACAGATATTACTTTAAAGAATGCTGAAGAAATGAAAAAAATGGCTGATGAACTTAAAGTCAATTTTGGATAA
- a CDS encoding arginine repressor — MKVKRQSKILELIRSNSIETQEELAEKLKEAGYEVTQATISRDIRELKLTKVPTPHGTQKYAVLTQNEQQISDKFIRVFRDGFVSMDRAQNILVIRTLTGMAMAVAAAMDAFHYQEIVGTIAGDDTIFCAVRSEDETIKLMEKLNRILNSD, encoded by the coding sequence ATGAAAGTGAAGCGTCAATCGAAAATTCTCGAATTGATTCGAAGCAATTCTATTGAGACGCAAGAGGAATTAGCTGAAAAATTAAAAGAAGCAGGTTATGAAGTCACTCAAGCAACCATTTCAAGAGATATACGTGAACTAAAACTTACTAAAGTGCCAACACCTCATGGAACTCAAAAGTATGCTGTTCTTACTCAAAATGAGCAGCAAATTTCGGATAAATTTATACGAGTTTTCAGAGATGGATTTGTGAGCATGGATCGGGCACAAAATATTCTTGTCATCAGAACTCTTACTGGAATGGCAATGGCAGTAGCTGCAGCTATGGATGCTTTTCATTATCAAGAAATTGTGGGCACCATTGCAGGAGATGATACCATTTTCTGTGCGGTAAGATCCGAAGATGAAACAATTAAATTAATGGAGAAGCTGAATCGTATCCTTAATTCGGACTAA
- a CDS encoding NAD(+)/NADH kinase, translated as MKRIGLLPNVEKDIGLVNTAMILDWLEKKNCTINLLEVPAQLLQRSDLAKNENQLYRDSDFIVVLGGDGTFLGAARNAALYDTPILGINLGTLGFLAEVEKRSSLEALQKVLNGEYSIEKRMMLEASVYDCHNDERKFICLNDIGITRGSLSRIIDLKIFINDNFVDDYPADGIIISTPTGSTGYNLSAGGPILDPNTNMMVITPICPHSLYARSIVVSDGDIIKVQIGENFGCDVILTIDGQMGYHLKSNDIVTIQKSQYQTSLIKTSNYSFFDILRKKIVGTRSERYESEASIENSRIDSKQFY; from the coding sequence ATGAAAAGGATAGGCTTACTTCCTAATGTTGAGAAGGATATTGGCTTAGTTAATACTGCGATGATTCTTGACTGGCTCGAAAAAAAGAATTGTACGATCAATTTATTAGAAGTTCCTGCACAACTTCTCCAACGCTCTGATTTAGCCAAGAATGAAAATCAATTATATAGAGATTCTGACTTTATAGTCGTTCTGGGGGGAGATGGAACTTTCTTAGGCGCTGCAAGAAATGCAGCTCTTTATGATACTCCTATACTTGGAATTAATCTGGGGACTTTGGGATTTCTTGCAGAAGTAGAAAAAAGATCTTCTTTAGAAGCGTTGCAAAAAGTCTTAAATGGAGAATACAGCATTGAAAAAAGAATGATGCTAGAGGCCAGCGTCTACGACTGCCATAATGACGAGCGGAAATTTATTTGCTTAAATGATATCGGGATCACGAGAGGTTCTCTTTCAAGGATTATAGATTTAAAGATATTTATCAATGACAATTTTGTAGATGACTATCCAGCTGACGGAATTATTATCTCTACTCCCACAGGCTCCACTGGATATAATTTGTCTGCTGGAGGTCCAATACTTGATCCTAATACAAATATGATGGTAATTACTCCTATTTGCCCTCACAGCCTGTATGCTCGATCCATTGTTGTGTCCGATGGAGATATCATAAAGGTTCAGATTGGCGAAAATTTTGGCTGTGATGTCATTTTGACCATAGACGGACAAATGGGATATCACTTAAAAAGTAATGATATTGTAACCATTCAAAAATCTCAATATCAAACAAGTTTGATAAAAACCTCAAACTATAGTTTTTTCGATATATTACGAAAAAAAATAGTTGGAACTAGGAGTGAAAGATATGAAAGTGAAGCGTCAATCGAAAATTCTCGAATTGATTCGAAGCAATTCTATTGA
- a CDS encoding TlyA family RNA methyltransferase, which translates to MTNKERLDILLVKRGFFESREKAKASIMAGQVLVNGMKEVKAGMQVDENANIEVKEVMKYVSRGGFKLEKAIEVFSINLKNKIALDVGASTGGFTDCMLQNGAKKVYAIDVGYGQFAWKLRQDERVVCMEKTNIRYVTKDDLEELGDFASIDVSFISLTKVLSPVKNLLINSGEIVCLIKPQFEAGRDKVGKKGVVRDPKIHEEVILNVIHYGMKENLYLKGLSFSPIKGPEGNIEYLAHFSKHNIDDQIENVELLINKTVQEAHNELN; encoded by the coding sequence ATGACGAATAAAGAACGCCTAGATATTCTATTAGTAAAACGAGGTTTTTTTGAATCTAGAGAAAAAGCAAAAGCCAGTATTATGGCGGGTCAAGTTTTAGTAAATGGTATGAAAGAAGTTAAGGCAGGAATGCAAGTAGATGAAAATGCCAATATAGAAGTAAAAGAAGTTATGAAATATGTAAGTCGTGGCGGTTTTAAATTGGAAAAAGCAATAGAGGTGTTTTCAATTAATCTTAAGAATAAGATTGCACTGGATGTTGGAGCATCTACTGGAGGATTTACAGATTGCATGCTTCAAAATGGAGCAAAAAAAGTATATGCTATTGATGTAGGATACGGCCAATTTGCATGGAAACTAAGGCAAGATGAAAGAGTTGTCTGCATGGAAAAGACCAATATCAGATATGTAACCAAAGACGACTTAGAAGAATTGGGGGATTTTGCATCCATAGATGTTTCATTTATATCTCTTACAAAAGTTTTGTCACCTGTCAAAAATTTATTAATCAATTCTGGTGAGATCGTATGTTTGATCAAACCTCAATTCGAAGCAGGAAGGGATAAAGTAGGAAAAAAAGGGGTAGTAAGAGACCCTAAAATTCATGAAGAAGTTATTTTAAATGTAATTCATTATGGAATGAAAGAAAATCTTTATTTAAAAGGACTTTCCTTTTCTCCCATAAAAGGACCTGAGGGAAATATTGAATATTTGGCACATTTTAGCAAACATAACATAGATGATCAGATTGAGAATGTTGAATTGCTGATCAATAAGACAGTTCAAGAAGCACATAATGAATTAAACTAA